A DNA window from Bacteroides cellulosilyticus contains the following coding sequences:
- a CDS encoding phenylacetate--CoA ligase family protein — MNNKYWEEDIETMSREKLQELQLQRLKKTINIAANSPYYQKVFQEHNITADSIQSLEDIRKIPFTTKADMRATYPFGLVSGNMQEDGVRIHSSSGTTGTPTLIVHSQHDLDSWANLVARCLYMVGIRKTDVFQNSSGYGMFTGGLGFQYGAERLGALTVPAAAGNSKRQIKFITDFKTTALHAIPSYAIRLAEVIQEEGIDPTSTSLKTLVIGAEPHTDEQRKKIERMLGVKAYNSFGMTEMNGPGVAFECQEQNGMHFWEDCYLVEIIDPETGEPVPDGEIGELVLTTLDREMMPLLRYRTRDLTRILPGECPCGRTHLRIDRIKGRSDDMFIIKGVNIFPMQVEKILVQFPQLGSNYLITLETVNNQDEMIVEVELSDLSTDNYIELEKIRKEITRQLKDEILVTPKLKLVKKGSLPQSEGKAVRVKDLRQNH, encoded by the coding sequence ATGAATAACAAATACTGGGAAGAAGACATAGAGACCATGAGCCGTGAGAAGTTGCAGGAATTGCAACTTCAGCGGCTTAAAAAGACGATAAATATTGCAGCTAATTCACCGTATTACCAAAAAGTGTTCCAAGAACATAATATCACAGCTGATAGCATTCAAAGCCTCGAAGATATTCGAAAAATCCCATTTACCACTAAAGCTGATATGCGTGCCACCTACCCTTTTGGTCTAGTTTCAGGTAATATGCAGGAAGATGGGGTACGTATTCATTCTTCAAGTGGAACAACCGGTACTCCGACTCTGATTGTTCATTCTCAGCACGATCTGGACTCTTGGGCAAACCTGGTAGCACGCTGTCTCTATATGGTAGGCATACGCAAAACGGATGTTTTCCAGAATAGTTCCGGATATGGTATGTTCACCGGAGGATTAGGTTTCCAATATGGAGCAGAACGTTTGGGAGCACTGACAGTTCCTGCTGCTGCCGGAAACAGTAAGCGACAGATTAAATTCATCACTGATTTCAAAACAACTGCGCTTCATGCTATTCCCAGCTATGCTATTCGCCTGGCAGAAGTCATTCAAGAAGAAGGTATAGATCCGACAAGCACCAGCTTAAAAACACTTGTCATTGGTGCTGAGCCTCATACAGATGAACAACGGAAAAAGATCGAACGTATGTTAGGTGTTAAAGCTTATAACAGCTTTGGTATGACAGAAATGAACGGTCCTGGAGTTGCTTTTGAATGTCAGGAACAAAACGGCATGCACTTCTGGGAGGATTGCTATCTGGTTGAAATTATTGATCCTGAAACAGGAGAACCAGTTCCAGATGGAGAAATTGGTGAGTTAGTATTGACCACTCTCGACCGCGAGATGATGCCGCTTCTACGGTATCGTACCCGAGATCTCACCCGTATTCTTCCCGGAGAATGTCCATGTGGACGCACCCACCTACGCATTGACCGTATTAAAGGACGTAGCGATGATATGTTCATCATTAAGGGAGTTAACATCTTCCCAATGCAAGTAGAAAAGATATTGGTACAATTCCCACAATTAGGCAGCAATTATCTTATCACACTGGAAACAGTAAACAACCAGGATGAAATGATTGTGGAAGTAGAACTCAGCGATCTTTCTACTGATAATTACATTGAATTGGAAAAGATACGCAAAGAGATCACACGTCAATTGAAAGACGAGATATTAGTGACTCCCAAACTGAAACTAGTGAAAAAAGGTTCCTTGCCACAAAGCGAAGGAAAAGCAGTCAGAGTAAAAGACCTACGTCAAAATCACTAA
- the rpmI gene encoding 50S ribosomal protein L35 — MPKMKTNSGSKKRFTLTGTGKIKRKHAFHSHILTKKTKKQKRNLCHSTTVDVTNVSQVKELLAMK, encoded by the coding sequence ATGCCAAAGATGAAGACTAACTCCGGTTCTAAAAAGAGATTTACTCTTACCGGAACAGGTAAAATCAAAAGAAAGCACGCTTTTCACAGTCATATCTTGACTAAGAAAACTAAGAAGCAAAAAAGAAACTTGTGCCATTCAACTACAGTTGACGTGACAAACGTAAGCCAAGTTAAGGAACTCTTAGCAATGAAGTAA
- the thrS gene encoding threonine--tRNA ligase, with the protein MIKITFPDGSVREYNEGVTGLQIAESISSRLAQEVLACGVNGEIYDLGRPINEDAEFVLYKWEDEQGKHAFWHTSAHLLAEALQELYPGIQFGIGPAIENGFYYDVDPGEAVIKESDLPAIEAKMAELVAKKEAVVRENISKTDALKKFGDRGENYKCELISELEDGRITTYTQGAFTDLCRGPHLMTTAPIKAIKLMSVAGAYWRGHEDRKMMTRIYGITFPKKKMLDEYLAMLEEAKKRDHRKIGKEMDLFMFSDTVGKGLPMWLPKGTALRLRLQEFLRRIQARYDYQEVITPPIGNKLLYITSGHYAKYGKDSFQPIHTPEEGEEYFLKPMNCPHHCLIYKNSPRSYKDLPLRLAEFGTVCRYEQSGELHGLTRVRSFTQDDAHIFCRPDQVKDEFLRVMDIISIVFRSMDFANVEAQISLRDKVNREKYIGSDENWERAEQSIIEACEEKGLTARIEYGEAAFYGPKLDFMVKDAIGRRWQLGTIQVDYNLPERFELEYTGADNQKHRPVMIHRAPFGSMERFVAVLIEHTAGKFPLWLTPEQVAILPISEKFNDYAQEVKKFLKQYDIRAIVDERNEKIGRKIRDNELKRIPYMLIVGEKEAENREVSVRKQGEGDKGTMKFEEFAKILNEEVQNMINKW; encoded by the coding sequence TTTGTTCTCTATAAATGGGAAGATGAGCAGGGTAAACACGCTTTCTGGCATACCAGTGCTCACTTGCTGGCCGAAGCTTTACAGGAATTGTATCCGGGTATTCAGTTCGGTATTGGTCCTGCCATCGAAAACGGTTTCTATTATGATGTGGATCCGGGTGAAGCTGTCATTAAAGAATCTGACCTTCCGGCTATTGAAGCCAAGATGGCAGAATTAGTGGCGAAGAAGGAAGCTGTTGTAAGAGAAAATATTTCAAAAACGGATGCATTGAAGAAATTCGGTGACCGTGGTGAGAACTATAAGTGTGAGTTGATCTCCGAATTGGAAGATGGTCGCATAACAACTTATACACAAGGTGCTTTCACGGATTTATGCCGTGGTCCACACTTGATGACTACCGCGCCGATCAAGGCTATTAAGTTGATGTCGGTGGCCGGTGCATATTGGCGTGGACATGAGGATCGTAAGATGATGACGCGTATTTATGGTATCACATTCCCGAAAAAGAAAATGTTGGATGAATATCTGGCTATGCTGGAAGAAGCCAAGAAGCGTGATCATCGTAAGATCGGTAAGGAAATGGATTTATTTATGTTCTCCGACACAGTGGGTAAAGGACTGCCGATGTGGTTGCCGAAGGGGACTGCGTTGCGCTTGCGTCTGCAGGAATTCTTGCGTCGTATCCAGGCACGTTACGATTATCAGGAGGTTATCACTCCCCCGATCGGTAACAAGTTGTTGTATATCACTTCCGGCCACTATGCAAAATATGGTAAAGATTCGTTCCAGCCTATTCATACGCCCGAAGAAGGAGAGGAGTACTTCTTGAAACCGATGAATTGTCCTCATCACTGTCTGATTTATAAGAATTCTCCGCGTTCATATAAAGATCTGCCTTTGCGCTTGGCTGAGTTTGGTACGGTTTGTCGTTATGAGCAAAGTGGTGAATTACATGGATTAACGCGTGTACGTAGTTTTACGCAGGATGATGCACATATCTTCTGCCGTCCCGATCAGGTGAAGGATGAATTCTTGCGTGTGATGGATATTATTTCAATTGTATTTCGTTCCATGGACTTTGCCAATGTAGAGGCTCAAATTTCCTTGCGTGACAAAGTGAATCGTGAAAAATATATTGGTAGCGATGAAAACTGGGAAAGAGCTGAACAATCTATCATTGAGGCTTGTGAAGAAAAGGGCTTGACTGCCAGAATTGAGTATGGTGAAGCTGCTTTCTATGGTCCGAAGTTGGATTTTATGGTGAAAGATGCTATCGGCCGCCGTTGGCAGTTGGGTACCATTCAGGTGGACTATAACTTGCCGGAGCGTTTTGAATTGGAATATACAGGCGCTGATAATCAGAAACATCGTCCGGTAATGATACACCGTGCGCCGTTTGGTTCTATGGAGCGTTTTGTTGCTGTGCTTATTGAGCATACGGCTGGTAAATTCCCATTGTGGCTGACTCCTGAACAGGTGGCTATTCTGCCCATCAGCGAAAAATTCAATGACTACGCACAAGAAGTGAAGAAATTCTTGAAACAATACGATATTCGTGCAATTGTGGATGAGCGTAACGAGAAGATAGGACGTAAGATTCGCGATAACGAATTGAAGCGTATTCCTTACATGTTGATTGTGGGTGAAAAAGAAGCTGAGAATAGAGAAGTTTCTGTCCGCAAGCAAGGGGAAGGCGATAAGGGTACCATGAAATTTGAAGAATTTGCTAAAATTTTGAACGAAGAAGTTCAGAATATGATAAATAAATGGTAA
- a CDS encoding indolepyruvate oxidoreductase subunit beta encodes MKKDIILSGVGGQGILSIATVIGKAALKDGLYMKQAEVHGMSQRGGDVQSNLRISDQPIASDLIPSGKCDLIISLEPMEGLRYLPYLSSEGWLVTNETPFVNIPNYPAEADVRAELDKLPHKIVLNVDKVAKEIGSIRVANIVLLGATIPFLGIDYEKIQTSIREIFERKGEAIVEMNLKALAAGKEIAEKLM; translated from the coding sequence ATGAAAAAAGATATCATACTTTCCGGCGTTGGTGGACAAGGCATCCTCTCTATCGCCACAGTAATTGGTAAAGCCGCCCTTAAAGACGGATTATATATGAAACAAGCGGAAGTACATGGCATGAGCCAACGTGGCGGTGACGTACAATCCAATTTACGTATCAGTGATCAACCTATTGCCTCTGATCTTATTCCTTCAGGCAAATGCGATTTGATCATCTCACTTGAGCCCATGGAAGGACTACGCTATCTCCCCTATTTAAGTTCTGAAGGCTGGCTGGTAACTAACGAAACTCCGTTCGTTAATATCCCCAACTATCCAGCAGAAGCTGATGTGCGGGCAGAGTTGGATAAATTACCCCATAAAATCGTTCTGAATGTGGATAAGGTGGCTAAAGAAATTGGTTCTATTCGCGTAGCAAATATTGTTTTGCTTGGGGCTACCATTCCCTTTCTGGGAATTGATTATGAGAAAATACAAACCAGCATCCGCGAAATCTTCGAACGCAAAGGCGAGGCTATTGTAGAGATGAACCTCAAAGCACTGGCTGCCGGAAAAGAAATTGCCGAAAAATTAATGTAA
- the infC gene encoding translation initiation factor IF-3 → MKNDSLKGQYRINEQIRAKEVRIVGDEVEPNVYPIAQALKLAEEREVDLVEISPNAQPPVCRIVDYSKFLYQLKKRQKEQKAKQVKVNVKEIRFGPQTDDHDYNFKLKHARGFLEDGDKVKAYVFFKGRSILFKEQGEVLLLRFANDLEDYAKVDQMPVLEGKRMTIQLSPKKKEAPKKPAAPKSAEGSKAAPAETEE, encoded by the coding sequence ATGAAAAATGACAGCTTAAAAGGGCAATACCGGATTAATGAGCAAATCCGTGCCAAAGAAGTCCGCATAGTGGGCGATGAAGTAGAACCAAACGTATATCCGATAGCTCAGGCATTAAAGCTTGCCGAAGAGCGTGAGGTGGATCTCGTGGAAATCTCTCCAAACGCGCAACCCCCTGTTTGTCGAATCGTTGATTACTCTAAATTTCTTTATCAGCTGAAGAAGCGTCAGAAGGAACAGAAGGCAAAGCAGGTTAAAGTAAATGTGAAGGAGATTCGTTTCGGGCCACAAACCGATGATCACGATTACAACTTCAAGTTGAAACATGCCAGAGGATTCTTGGAAGATGGTGATAAGGTGAAAGCCTATGTATTCTTTAAAGGTCGTTCAATCTTGTTTAAAGAACAGGGAGAGGTGCTATTGCTGCGATTTGCCAATGATTTGGAAGACTATGCGAAAGTAGACCAAATGCCGGTATTGGAAGGGAAAAGAATGACCATTCAGCTTTCTCCAAAAAAGAAAGAGGCACCAAAGAAGCCTGCAGCACCGAAATCCGCAGAAGGATCGAAAGCGGCTCCGGCTGAAACAGAAGAATAA
- the mltG gene encoding endolytic transglycosylase MltG: MKKKTKRILIGGLIALFLIGAACAGTFYYYLFYPQFHPSKTAYIYIDKDDTPDSIYNKVKKQGHPKSFSGFLWMAKWRDYNSNIHTGRYAIRPGESVYHVFSRLYRGYQEPINLTISNVRTLDRLARSVGKQLMIDSTEIAAIMNDSLFQKKMGYTKETMASLFIPETYQVYWNMSVQDFFDRMKKEHEKFWNQERLAKATTIGMTPEEVSTLASIVEEETNNNEEKPMVAGLYINRLNKGMPLQADPTIKFALQDFGLRRITNEHLNVKSPYNTYLNAGLPPGPIRIPSTIGIDAVLNYAKHNYIYMCAKEDFSGTHNFASNYADHMKNARKYWNALNERKIFK; the protein is encoded by the coding sequence TATTGGCGCAGCTTGTGCCGGAACATTCTATTATTATTTATTCTATCCACAGTTTCATCCCTCCAAAACAGCTTATATTTATATCGATAAAGACGATACACCGGATTCCATATATAACAAGGTAAAAAAACAGGGACATCCGAAAAGTTTTTCAGGCTTTCTCTGGATGGCTAAATGGCGTGACTACAATTCAAACATCCACACTGGACGCTATGCCATCCGCCCAGGAGAGAGTGTTTACCACGTCTTTAGTCGTTTATATAGAGGATATCAAGAACCTATAAATCTGACCATTAGCAATGTACGTACTTTAGATAGACTTGCTCGCAGCGTAGGTAAACAACTTATGATTGATTCTACTGAAATTGCAGCAATAATGAACGACTCGCTATTTCAAAAGAAAATGGGATATACAAAGGAAACAATGGCCAGCCTGTTCATTCCCGAAACTTATCAAGTATACTGGAATATGAGCGTACAGGATTTCTTTGACCGTATGAAGAAAGAACATGAAAAATTCTGGAATCAGGAACGACTAGCCAAGGCCACAACCATAGGCATGACACCGGAAGAAGTATCAACGCTCGCCTCTATTGTAGAAGAAGAAACAAATAACAATGAAGAAAAGCCCATGGTTGCAGGTCTCTACATAAATCGTTTAAATAAGGGTATGCCCTTACAGGCCGATCCCACCATTAAATTCGCACTTCAAGATTTCGGTCTAAGAAGAATTACGAATGAGCACCTGAATGTAAAGTCACCCTACAATACTTATCTAAATGCCGGATTACCACCGGGACCGATACGTATTCCTTCAACCATCGGCATTGATGCTGTGCTGAATTATGCAAAGCACAATTATATTTATATGTGTGCCAAAGAGGACTTTTCAGGTACCCATAACTTTGCTTCCAATTACGCTGATCATATGAAAAATGCTAGAAAATATTGGAATGCTTTAAACGAAAGAAAGATTTTCAAGTAA
- a CDS encoding thiamine pyrophosphate-dependent enzyme: MSKQLLLGDEAIAQAALDAGLSGVYAYPGTPSTEITEYIQMAPITTEQNIHSRWSSNEKTAMEAALGMSFVGKRALVCMKHVGMNVAADCFINSAVTGVKGGLIVIAADDPSMHSSQNEQDSRFYGDFSLIPMYEPSNQQEAYDMVYNGFAFSEKIGEPILLRMVTRLAHSRSGVEQKAQQVQNEISFSEDPRQFILLPGNARKRYKVLLERQAEFIEASESSPYNKYIDGPNKKMGIIACGIGYNYLMENYPNGCEYPVLKIGQYPLPKKQLLQLVEACDEILVLEDGQPFVEKQLKGYLGIGVKIKGRLDGTLPQDGELNPDKVARTVGKENKSEFGVPSLVEMRPPALCEGCGHRDMYTVLTQVLKEEYPTHKVFSDIGCYTLGANAPFNAINSCVDMGASITMAKGASDGGLHPAVAVIGDSTFTHSGMTGLLDCVNENANVTIVISDNETTAMTGGQDSAGTGRIEAICAGIGVAPEHIRVVVPLKKNYEEMKQIIREEIEYRGVSVIIPRRECIQTLARKKRNK, encoded by the coding sequence ATGAGCAAGCAACTCTTACTTGGCGATGAAGCCATTGCACAAGCTGCATTAGATGCCGGACTCTCAGGTGTTTACGCCTATCCCGGCACTCCTTCCACGGAAATAACAGAATACATCCAAATGGCACCCATTACGACTGAACAAAATATTCACAGTCGTTGGTCTTCTAACGAAAAGACCGCAATGGAAGCCGCTTTGGGTATGTCATTTGTTGGTAAACGAGCATTAGTCTGTATGAAACATGTAGGTATGAATGTAGCTGCCGACTGTTTTATCAATTCAGCCGTTACCGGTGTAAAAGGTGGATTAATCGTAATAGCAGCGGATGATCCCAGCATGCACTCTTCACAAAATGAACAAGACAGCCGCTTTTACGGTGATTTCTCACTTATTCCCATGTACGAACCAAGTAATCAGCAAGAAGCGTACGACATGGTTTATAACGGCTTTGCATTCTCTGAAAAAATCGGTGAACCGATATTATTGCGTATGGTCACCCGTCTCGCCCACTCTCGTTCAGGTGTAGAACAAAAGGCCCAACAAGTCCAGAATGAAATATCTTTCAGTGAAGACCCACGCCAATTTATCCTATTACCAGGTAATGCACGCAAACGTTACAAAGTTTTGTTGGAACGTCAGGCTGAATTCATTGAAGCCTCTGAAAGTTCTCCATATAATAAGTATATAGATGGTCCTAACAAAAAAATGGGTATCATAGCTTGCGGTATCGGCTACAACTATCTGATGGAAAACTATCCTAACGGCTGTGAATATCCTGTATTAAAGATTGGGCAATACCCATTACCCAAGAAACAACTTCTACAGCTGGTAGAAGCCTGCGATGAGATTCTGGTATTGGAAGATGGACAACCTTTCGTTGAGAAACAGTTGAAAGGTTATCTCGGCATTGGCGTTAAAATAAAAGGACGTTTGGATGGCACATTGCCACAGGACGGTGAATTAAATCCGGACAAGGTAGCGCGCACCGTAGGAAAAGAAAACAAATCAGAGTTTGGAGTGCCTTCTCTTGTAGAAATGCGTCCACCTGCACTTTGCGAAGGTTGTGGCCATCGTGATATGTATACTGTACTGACGCAAGTACTAAAAGAAGAATATCCAACTCATAAGGTATTCAGTGATATCGGTTGTTATACTTTAGGAGCCAATGCGCCATTCAATGCCATCAATTCATGTGTAGACATGGGGGCATCCATTACAATGGCAAAAGGTGCCTCTGATGGTGGTCTTCACCCTGCAGTGGCAGTCATCGGAGACTCAACTTTTACCCATTCCGGCATGACAGGACTTCTAGACTGTGTCAATGAAAATGCTAATGTTACCATTGTCATCTCAGACAATGAAACTACCGCTATGACAGGCGGTCAGGATTCCGCCGGCACAGGACGTATCGAAGCAATCTGCGCTGGTATCGGTGTAGCTCCTGAACACATTCGCGTAGTAGTTCCCCTTAAAAAGAATTATGAAGAAATGAAACAGATTATCCGTGAAGAAATCGAATATCGTGGTGTATCTGTTATTATTCCACGCAGAGAATGCATTCAAACTTTAGCACGTAAAAAACGAAACAAGTAA
- the rplT gene encoding 50S ribosomal protein L20, whose amino-acid sequence MPRSVNHVASRARRKKILKLTRGYFGARKNVWTVAKNTWEKGLTYAFRDRKNKKRNFRALWIQRINAAARLEGMSYSKLMGALHKAGIEINRKVLADLAMNHPEAFKAIVAKAKAA is encoded by the coding sequence ATGCCAAGATCAGTAAATCACGTTGCTTCAAGAGCAAGAAGAAAGAAAATTTTGAAATTAACCAGAGGCTACTTTGGTGCAAGAAAGAACGTATGGACCGTTGCCAAGAATACTTGGGAGAAAGGTTTGACTTATGCGTTCCGTGACCGTAAGAACAAGAAAAGAAACTTCCGCGCTTTGTGGATTCAGCGTATCAATGCTGCAGCTCGTTTGGAAGGTATGTCTTATTCTAAGCTGATGGGTGCTTTGCACAAAGCAGGAATCGAAATCAACCGTAAAGTTTTGGCTGATTTAGCGATGAACCATCCGGAAGCTTTCAAGGCTATCGTAGCTAAAGCAAAAGCAGCTTAA